TTAAAAGGTTATATAATAATGCATCAAAATTAAACCCGAATTTTATTATGCTAAATAAATCATAATCTGCTaaaaccgtaataatgataataataataataataataataataataatggtaaaagagttaaaaaaaataataataattgacactatctatctatctatgatactagtaatagtaataatagtaatgataattagagtcatagtcataaaagtatatatctatctatctaaatatactcgcgcaaatgtataaatatgtatatatatgtatatatataagatatatatatatatatatatatatatatatatatatgcactcacatatgtgtacatagatagaaagatatagatattcatttaaaactgtgtttataatttttattattactatcatgtatatatatatatttatatatgtatatatatgtattcatatatatatatatatatatatatatatgtatatttatatgtattcatatatatatatttatatatatatttatttatatatatatatatatatatatatatatatatgtattcatatatatatatatatatatatatatatatttatatatatatttttatatatatgtattcatatatatatatatatatatatatatatatatgtatatgaattcgtacatatatatgtatatatatatatatatatatatatatatatatatatatgtatatgaattcgtacatatatatgtatatatatatatatatatatatatatatatatgtatatatgcatgtgtatatatatatatatatgtgtgtttgtgaaggaaTAACCTTATTGTATTTAAAAGATTGCTAATTAAATAAATTACCAATGTGTTGAGCGACAAACCAGCGAGCTACTGGTAATTCGGACAGTATATGGCTGTGGGTCGTCAAGGTTCAGTTTCCTTCAGTGGCAaggaaaaggttcgtgacgtggccatccgtgacgtggccaaggtggccactaaTCACGAATCCATTATCTAGTTTAGTTGCTCTTGGACATCTATACAGGATAAAGgttaaattatttttctattgggATTAACAGAGAAGTCGGACTTAATtttttgcatttatatgtttatagattttaataattatttagaaTCATCTAAATTACGTAATCGTTAATTTATGTTATGGAATTTCTCCAAATAGGGACCTACTGCTGccaagggccggacaggagggctcctccatttttccccattttttatcctGCTCTGTCTAGTGTGATCGGAAAGACAACGGAAGCAGGAAAACTGAAGCTGAAAGAACGGGAATTCAAacaggaaattatattttttttgtgaaagtgatAAAAAGGAAGTTAAATCATTATATGAAGTACTGTATATTTAAgattgaaataaatataaatgttgaatcatgtttcgatctaacccgagacctaaaccaatccaaataataagaacctaattattcacaatatatgtacacacacacacacacacacatatataaatatacacacgtaattgtgtgtgtatatatatatatatatatatatatatatatatatatatatatatatatatatatatggatatgtatgtatgtacacacacacacacacacacacacacacacaggtgtatatatatatatatacatatacatatatatacatacatatatatacacacacactgtaggggcCGGAATGATggaccctacaagagtatggtaggtggcaagcttagggtgtaagatagacaaccaagatgttttGACTCTTTTTATTGAATAGTAATGACGGATTACcgctgcgccgaggagcgaggtgttgctccctgGCTCCTCGCAGTGAGTCGGCCTTTCCTCTCCTACAGTTGTCTAAAGATGGATATAAATCACATTCTTATCACGTGACAATCGATGGTGAtgaaggtagtgttacaacaatacatagctcttgtggaaggggatagacaacacaatatTGGAATGTCTAATGTGGCAAGAAGAAACAGGTAAACCAAtggacatacttacatgtatattacaccactataatgtctagtgtggtaaggAGATGTGAACATTCAGTTAAAGTAATGGTTACGAGTAAatgcacatgtatttgtatgtgtgaagatacataTGCGAGAAATATGTAAGGCTATATAAAATATTtgcaatatagtaatatgataaagatatagctgggttacacacacaaataaacacatgcatatatatatatatatatatatatatatatatatatatatatatatatatatatgaggagggaTGAAGTTCATATGGAATAAATATTCTCCAACATGTTCAGGAgatttatgcttttgtttttttgtttgtctgaacGATCATGCCTGTGATCTTTTGTTCTCTGATTGGCCAATTGTTATGAGAGGATATAAGACAATCTTACTCTTAATTTTGATTCATTCCCAAATGTACATTATTTTCACGCATCCGATGCGCGCAACCTTGAAATATTAATACAttgatacactaatccacggagatcgacacgcattgatacactaatccacggagatcgtcacacattgatacactaatccacggagatcgtcacacattgatacactaatccacggagatcgacacacattgatacactagtccacggagatcgacacacattgatacacacactagtccacggagatcgacacgcattgatacactagtccacggagatcgacacacattgatacacacactagtccacggagatcgacacgcattgatacactagtccacggagatcgacacacattgatacacacactagtccacggagatcgacacgcattgatacactagtccacggagatcgacacagTCACGCCGAACATGGTCACTATTAATGCTGCACACTTAAGCACTTATAGCTCGTTCGTTGTGCTTCTTTTTGTTTCCGTGCCGTGTGAGAGGACGAGATGTTGATGTCTCTAGGCTCTTGATGGCCCTGACAGCCTCGTGGGTCAGGCAAGTCTTGTCTGCGGGCAAAGAGAGTGGGTGATAGCTGTACCCCGTGCGGCACGTGCTCGCGCTCCGGTTTGCGTGCGAATCGCGGACTTACTCCTTACGTGCACCGTCCTTGATTGTGCACGTGCTTCACGCTCGTTCACGCCTGAGTACACACCCGTCCGTGCACCCCGGATCTCTCTGCCGGTATTGTTGTAGTAGAATAGGCGGCGCTCGAAGTCCCGAGGATTCGTGGGACGAGGGTGTGTAGAAAAATTAGTACTTTCCAGTCTAGACACGAGGGCAGCTTATCGTGCTGTCTGTTCAGCCGTCAGAATAGCAAGACCTTTTCCTTGTCTTGCCCCTCTCAAGGCGGCATTCCTACACTGCCCTCGAgttaccactcctcccattcactattgTTTATTGCTCGGTAAATGTCACTATTTACATGCCCATTCTTTCttatgtactccgttattgtgTGTCGTCGCCACTGACTAAACATTTTAACATTCATCTACTCACACCGACATTCACACTAGTTTTAGTCATTGGATAGttgcccaattaacattcacgcctcattcatacttcaccgaAACCCTTATcgtcttccttcttatttccttccttccttattttctccccttacatatatatatatatgtgtgtgtgtgtgtgtgtgtgtgtgtgtgtgtgtgtgtttgtgtgtgtgtgtgtgtgtgtgtttgtgtgtgtgtgtgtgtgtgtgtgtgtgtgtttgtgtgtgtgtgtgtgtgtgtgtgtgtttgtgtgtgtgtgtgtttgtgtgtgtgtgtgtgtgtgtgtgtaatgtatatatatatatatatatatatatatatatatatagatgtgcatttatatgccgatacatatatgaaaatatatatgtatatatatgtacatacatatatatatacacatatgtatatacatatatgtatatatatatatttaaatatgtagacatacatatatatacatatatacacacatatatacatatatatatatatatatatatatatgaatatatacatatataaacatttatatatatatacatatatatatatatatatatatatatatatatatatatatatgtacattcatatattcataaacatatttatacatacatatatatgtatatatatatatatatatatatatatatatatatatatataatacttaattTTGAAATTGTGCTATGATGAATAATTAACGGAATTTCGAATGGGAAAaaagtttttgttatttatgtttttttatatccaTGTTACCTCTTTCAATAATAAAATGGGgcgtaatgatatgaatatatatatatatatatatatatatatatacatacatacacacatacatacatatatgaatgtacaatatgtgtatatatgtatatacatatacatatacaaataaacatataaacacacatgcatacacatatatagtcatgtatatgtgtatatatatacatatatatacatatatatatgtatatatatgcatatatatacacacatacattcacacatacatgtatatacaaacatatatatataaatatatatatagatagatagatagatagatagatatagatataggcacacacacaaatatctacctatctatctatatatatgtatatacatatgtacgtatatttttatgtatatatatgcatatgtatatgcatatatatatgtatgtatatatatatatgtatatatatatatatatatatatatatatatatatatatatgtatgtgtgtgtgtgtgtgtgtatatgtgtgtgtgtgtgtatgtgtgaatgtgtgtgtgtatgtgtgtgtgtgtgtgtatggatatacatatatgttatcttgttgatgttatttatcACTAGTACGTTTGTTGTTATCACAGAGGCGTGGGTAACCGCCTCTTTGGGCTGTGtaagtcccttaaagcccagAATGAGATTTCCTGGCCAAAGAGTATTTCTACTAACGTATTTAGTTCGTTAGGCCATTCTGATTTCAGAGTAGACAAATCATAGCATTCAATTTCTCGAGGATACTTATCTACAATTGGCTGAGGAATTATTTTTAGTCAAAATagctatgtaaacaaacaaaccttaGTCGATTGATAGTATCTAtagtagaaaaacaaataaaagtaaacatgAAGTTCGTGACTAGGtgattttcaggggagactacgatattactacatatatatgtatatgtccaggGTTAGTGTAAGTTTTCCTTAACTTGTATATACAAATTCCATTCTCTTTCaataattttgtgtatgtgtgtgcgtgtatgcgttccttggtaccgttcccgcgaccaaagcaaggtcggtgacccattcaACACGtccttctcttgtctttttctccaCTTTTTATGGAGGTGAAACCTGAATTTAGCAACCTTTTCaagacggctgacaagggtctgtgCTCAGATTCGACATCTCGGCAGCAAACAAGTTGTGTGTGAAGACCCCTACTGTACCAGCCAAATGTCCCGTTTCTTGTGGATGCAAATATTGTTGTGTTTACtttgtataaattgtaaatatatcgGTGAAATGTGTCCTGCTAATATAATTATCCTGGAGAAATACCCACTCATCTAAGGatcaattgaaataataaaaagaggaaatacggAAAccttaacagtatatatatatatatatatgtatatttacatatgtatatatatatatatgtatattatgtttatgtatacacacatatatatgtgtataaatatatgtgtgtatgtatatatgtatatgcatatatatatatggatatatgtttatatatatggatatctatgtaaatatatggatacatatgtagatatgtgtataagtataaaagtatgtataaatagctcccacgtggttagctccaacgtggcgtggccatgctggcccaagccagccggtccaacagggcgtgccccacgccactcaccagtacttaaggctcaggatgacccaggtcagctaGAGTCACTTCAGACTGACCGCTTGTccggtcaggctggctccagccgcccccccccccctccggcctgacgacctagcactaagccttaactagacttgtatcgtgtgaatatctgtgttgcttacgcttgggagcccaggaaatggatgaaaaaaaggaaagaagatagctgagaagaacaactaaTGTAAAGAGTGACAGTTAGGAGTACtgggacattttggtaaatgtatgtttattttattgtaaaagtattATGATTTATGACTCcatatgtcaactaaaatttgtaagctcattaagtgttttgatattaccccttctctcagttacctctaaggctgaagttagatcattaagaacctgtatgattcttcttttatagtgtgggttaaaaaaaaaaagaaagtctaaagataacttttggagaaaccacacattggtaataacagatagtgcccttctggataaagtcttgagtggttcccagagcaaaggGTCTTTGCTAAGGCGCATAGAAAGGGTGGGCGCTAcactaccttgaccggacaatcGCTAGGCAGgcactctctgtgacctgggtcaaccttggccttaaatacccgggattagcgtggggacgccaccgccggtcggcttgggtaagccaCGTGGCAGCaagcggcccgcaagcagccgcgtggctATAACGTGCtcatgtacacagtatacatacatatatatatataaatatatatatatgtatatatatgtcagtggtttctttgctttgttcttataagcagaaacctttggttcttttattctggtatcctctgggatatagattatctcgggcttattaaaacacaattgtattttcataaattatattgttcacactatatatcacaaatacactaaatAAAACACGGGAgtcatcaggagtgccgtcagtgaagtgttggaggacgaactatccgagccaaatCTGTCATGCACCAGGGGTtgaattagcacaagatagtcactggtagagcgggctgcggttgtcagctactcagcaccaatagaaggggcagcagatatcagctactcggccatcacTAGAGGGGTTGCAGATATAAGCAACTCAGCATAAAGAAGCCCTCCCGGTGGgacagcaggagcaggaggaccTGTTTCCGGTCGTGCTGCGCGAACGGCCGCGCCGCTAACCCTATAGAGGAGCGAGACGCGCGGGGCGAGCGAGGCGGCGGCCCCGTGGCGGTCGGTCTGGGCGAGCCGGGCGagccgggcgggcgggcgggcgggcgggcgggcgaccTGGGCGAGCCGGGCGCCACCTCCCCGGCCGTGGCGGTCGGTTGGCGGCAGGCAGGGCCTccgcgcccttcccccttccccttggcgGCAAATCTGCCTGCCCCCGTGGCCGGGAGAAGCGGCAGAGCGAGGGCGTCCCGGAGCCCCGGCTCCGTTCGGCGGCCGGCCCCGCTGTCCCTGCCGGCCGCTGGCGCCCGGTGCCGGAGCGAGCGAGCAGGCAGGGCCTccgcgcccttcccccttccccttggcgGCAAATCTGCCTGCCCCGTGGCCGGGAGAAGCGGCAGAGCGAGGGCGTCCCGGAGCCCCGGCTCCGTTCGGCCGCCGGCCCCGCTGTCCCTGCCGGCCGCTGGCGCCCGGTgccggagcgagcgagcgagcgggcgggCGAGCAGGCAGGGCCTccgcgcccttcccccttccccttggcgGCAAATCTGCCTGCCCGGTGGCCGGGAGAAGCGGCAGAGCGAGGGCGTCCCGGAGCCCCGGCTCCGTTCGGCCGCCGGCCCCGCTGTCCCTGGCAGCCGCTGGCGCCCGGTGCCGGAGCGGGGCGAGCGGGCGAGCAGGCAGGGCCTccgcgcccttcccccttccccttggcgGCAAATCTGCCTGCCCGGTGGCCGGGAGAAGCGGCAGAGCGAGGGCGTCCCGGAGCCCCGGCTCCGTTCGGCGGCCGGCCCCGCTGTCCCTGGCAGCCGCTGGCGCCCGGTGCCGGAGCGGGGCGAGCGGGCGAGCAGGCAGGGCCTCCgcgcccttccccccttccccttggcgGCAAATCTGCCTGCCCGGTGGCCGGGAGAAGCGGCAGAGCGAGGGCGTCCCGGAGCCCCGGCTCCGT
The Penaeus chinensis breed Huanghai No. 1 unplaced genomic scaffold, ASM1920278v2 CTG_525, whole genome shotgun sequence genome window above contains:
- the LOC125024810 gene encoding translation initiation factor IF-2-like; amino-acid sequence: MKFVTRSRRTCFRSCCANGRAANPIEERDARGERGGGPVAVGLGEPGEPGGRAGGRAGDLGEPGATSPAVAVGWRQAGPPRPSPFPLAANLPAPVAGRSGRARASRSPGSVRRPAPLSLPAAGARCRSERAGRASAPFPLPLGGKSACPVAGRSGRARASRSPGSVRPPAPLSLPAAGARCRSERASGRASRQGLRALPPSPWRQICLPGGREKRQSEGVPEPRLRSAAGPAVPGSRWRPVPERGERASRQGLRALPPSPWRQICLPGGREKRQSEGVPEPRLRSAAGPAVPGSRWRPVPERGERASRQGLRALPPFPLAANLPARWPGEAAERGRPGAPAPFGRRPRCPWQPLAPGAGAGRAGEQAGPPRPSPLPLGGKSACPVAGRSGRARASRSPGSVRPPAPLSLAAAGAR